From one Lycium ferocissimum isolate CSIRO_LF1 chromosome 5, AGI_CSIRO_Lferr_CH_V1, whole genome shotgun sequence genomic stretch:
- the LOC132056099 gene encoding protein NUCLEAR FUSION DEFECTIVE 4-like yields MVQVSEKIRAFLNDRWLVFVASMWVQSCSGIGYLFGSISPVIKSGMGYNQRQVALLGVAKDLGDAIGFLAGSLCEVLPIWAVLFIGVVQNFVGYGLVWLIIAHKLPALPLWVLCVLIFIGTNGETYFNTGALVSCVQNFPKSRGPIVGILKGFAGLSGAILTQAYAMFNFPDQASLVFMVAVGPSIVITAVMFLVRPVDGHKQVRPSDHSSFLFTYSICIILAAYLLAVLLLQDLSSLNENVVTILTIVLLILIVLPVIIPIFLVFFSGPRPVLEESLLPEPEKQESSRMGSFILSLSEAEDDKSPEVETLPPSERQKRIAHLQAKLFQAAAEGAVRVKRRKGPRRGEDFTLLQALVKADFWLIFISLVLASGSGLTVIDNLGQMSQSLGYANTHIFVSMISIWNFLGRVAGGYFSENIVKYYAYPRPVAMAAVQVVMAFALFFYAMGWPGSIYVVSVLIGLCYGAHWAIVPAAVSELFGLKSFGALYNFLTLASPAGSLIFSGVIASGIYDYQAKQQHERRVPGSGLNLGVPLLKDDYLTCYGSICYSLTMGIMSGLCIIAFILSMIVVHRTKRVYAQLYGKPQA; encoded by the exons ATGGTGCAAGTTTCGGAGAAAATCAGGGCATTTCTGAATGATAGATGGCTAGTTTTTGTAGCTTCTATGTGGGTTCAGTCTTGTTCTGGAATTGGGTATCTGTTTGGGAGTATATCACCAGTGATCAAGAGTGGTATGGGTTATAACCAGAGGCAAGTTGCTTTATTGGGTGTGGCTAAGGATTTGGGTGATGCCATTGGGTTTCTTGCTGGTAGTTTGTGTGAAGTTTTGcccatatgggctgttttatTCATTGGTGTTGTTCAGAATTTTGTTGGATATGGTCTTGTTTGGCTGATTATTGCTCACAAATTGCCTGCTTTGCCTCTCTGGGTG CTTTGCGTTTTGATATTTATTGGAACTAATGGTGAGACCTACTTCAATACAGGAGCCTTAGTTTCCTGTGTACAGAATTTTCCTAAAAGCCGTGGTCCAATAGTGGGGATACTTAAAGGATTTGCTGGGCTAAGTGGTGCAATTTTGACACAAGCTTATGCTATGTTCAACTTTCCTGATCAAGCCTCCCTTGTTTTCATGGTTGCTGTTGGGCCATCAATTGTAATTACTGCTGTGATGTTCTTGGTTAGACCTGTAGATGGTCACAAACAAGTTAGACCTTCAGATCATTCCAGCTTCCTATTTACCTACAGCATTTGCATTATCCTGGCAGCTTATCTGTTGGCAGTTTTGCTGCTTCAGGATTTAAGCAGTCTAAATGAGAATGTCGTAACCATATTGACAATTGTCTTACTTATTTTAATAGTGCTTCCGGTTATTATTcctatttttttggttttcttctcTGGACCAAGACCGGTTTTGGAGGAAAGCCTTCTTCCTGAGCCAGAGAaacaagaatcctctagaatggGGAGCTTCATTCTCAGCCTCAGCGAGGCGGAAGATGATAAGTCTCCTGAGGTAGAAACACTCCCACCATCAGAAAGACAAAAGAGAATTGCGCACTTGCAAGCTAAACTATTCCAAGCAGCAGCAGAAGGAGCAGTTAGAGTCAAGCGGAGAAAAGGTCCACGCAGAGGAGAGGATTTCACTTTACTTCAGGCTCTAGTAAAGGCagacttttggcttattttcatcTCCCTAGTTCTAGCATCTGGTTCTGGTTTGACGGTGATTGATAATCTGGGCCAGATGTCTCAGTCGTTAGGTTATGCTAACACCCATATATTTGTTTCAATGATTAGCATTTGGAACTTTCTCGGCCGTGTTGCTGGTGGATACTTCTCTGAGAATATAGTAAA ATACTATGCATACCCAAGACCAGTGGCAATGGCTGCAGTTCAAGTCGTTATGGCATTTGCTCTGTTCTTCTATGCTATGGGTTGGCCTGGTTCAATATATGTAGTCTCTGTGTTGATAGGACTCTGCTACGGAGCACACTGGGCTATTGTACCAGCTGCAGTCTCAGAACTTTTTGGATTGAAAAGCTTTGGTGCATTGTATAACTTCCTTACATTGGCTAGTCCAGCTGGTTCACTGATCTTTTCTGGTGTTATTGCTAGTGGTATTTATGACTATCAGGCAAAACAACAACATGAACGTCGGGTTCCAGGTTCAGGACTGAATCTGGGAGTGCCTCTCCTTAAGGATGATTATCTTACTTGTTATGGTTCCATATGTTATTCACTCACAATGGGCATCATGTCAGGACTCTGCATCATTGCATTCATCTTGAGTATGATTGTTGTGCATCGAACAAAGAGGGTTTATGCGCAACTCTATGGCAAGCCTCAAGCTTGA
- the LOC132056100 gene encoding thylakoid lumenal 17.9 kDa protein, chloroplastic, which translates to MAFGMSGHLLPLLPQVAAKHNSPTNKYSSTPNVEQRQSVEKIPCFWSKVLPVAVAVSLVAPLSSSAIPSLNSSKTSPVVPTTPFSQSKNLATGLENGKIRPCPSVNPGCVSTNPQSSSSAFPLIISQNASGNAIMQLQDAILKTQKNAKIQVIEDIPDGKYLQAEVDGGFGRDVLEFLVKGDSVAYRAMATKVTYIYPFTTAFGDSKGQEERVKMITEELGWFAPSLDSMD; encoded by the exons ATGGCATTTGGAATGAGCGGTCATCTTCTTCCACTGCTTCCTCAAGTCGCTGCCAAACACAATTCTCCCACCAACAAGTATTCTTCTACCCCCAACGTTGAACAACGACAATCTGTTGAAAAAATACCATGTTTTTGGTCAAAGGTACTTCCTGTGGCAGTTGCTGTGTCGCTGGTTGCTCCCCTGTCTTCTTCGGCAATACCCTCTCTCAACTCCTCCAAAACTTCTCCAGTTGTTCCGACAACCCCATTTTCACAATCCAAGAACTTGGCCACTGGACTTGAAAATGG AAAAATCAGACCTTGCCCCTCAGTTAATCCAGGGTGTGTATCGACAAATCCCCAGTCTTCTTCTTCTGCCTTCCCCTTGATAATTTCTCAAAATGCTTCTGGCAATGCTATCATG CAATTGCAGGATGCCATTTTGAAGACACAGAAGAACGCAAAGATTCAAGTTATTGAAGATATCCCTGATG GAAAATATTTGCAGGCTGAGGTTGATGGAGGATTCGGCAGAGATGTTCTAGAATTTTTGGTGAAAGGAGATTCGGTTGCCTACAGAGCAATGGCCACAAAAGTGACCTATATATACCCATTTACGACTGCATTTGGAGATTCAAAAGGACAAGAAGAAAGAGTGAAAATGATCACAGAAGAGTTAGGATGGTTTGCACCAAGTCTTGACTCAATGGATTAG